A stretch of Saccharothrix texasensis DNA encodes these proteins:
- a CDS encoding MCE family protein, with protein sequence MVRRRLLGVVFIAVIALFLSVTVALYNDAFTEVVKVTLKTDRVGNQLLIDSDVKVRGMVVGQVKGIRTAGDGAELDLALEPEQVRHIPANVSARLLPKTLFGERYVNLVLPAQREDPLTDGAVIEQDRSSSAVELERVLDDLMPVLQAVQPEKLATTLTAMSQALENRGRPLGETLVRLDSYLGEFNPQLPALKEGISRLADVSNVYADAAPDLVQALSDATVTSRTLVEQRDDLLALYGTLTTTSLDLNSFLAVNKNNLIQLADVSRPTLELLAKYAPEYPCLLKGLAEFKPIMDEVFGKGTDEPGLHITLEITANRGKYEPGKDDPEYADRRGPRCYDIVPRPDPFPQYPPEGPVKDGSASPPPARSATDGVLPPNTGTIREDGTVVSSFGGVPSLANSPEEQDFLAALLAPQFGLAEREMPSFTALLLGPLYRGAEVTA encoded by the coding sequence ATGGTGAGGCGGCGGCTCTTGGGCGTCGTGTTCATCGCGGTCATCGCCCTCTTCCTCTCCGTCACGGTGGCGTTGTACAACGACGCGTTCACCGAGGTCGTGAAGGTGACGTTGAAGACCGACCGGGTCGGCAACCAGCTGCTGATCGACTCGGACGTCAAGGTCCGCGGCATGGTCGTCGGCCAGGTGAAGGGCATCCGGACCGCGGGTGACGGCGCGGAGCTCGACCTCGCGCTGGAACCGGAGCAGGTCAGGCACATCCCGGCCAACGTCTCCGCGCGCCTGCTGCCGAAGACCTTGTTCGGTGAGCGGTACGTGAACCTGGTGCTGCCGGCGCAGCGCGAGGACCCGCTCACCGATGGCGCCGTCATCGAGCAGGACCGCTCCAGCAGCGCCGTCGAGCTGGAACGCGTGCTCGACGATTTGATGCCGGTGCTCCAGGCCGTGCAGCCGGAGAAGCTGGCCACCACGCTGACCGCGATGTCGCAGGCGTTGGAGAACCGGGGGAGGCCGCTGGGTGAGACGCTGGTGCGGCTCGACTCCTACCTCGGCGAGTTCAACCCGCAGCTGCCCGCGTTGAAGGAGGGCATCAGCCGCCTCGCGGACGTCTCGAACGTCTACGCCGACGCAGCGCCAGACCTCGTGCAGGCCTTGTCGGACGCCACCGTCACCAGCCGCACGCTGGTCGAGCAGCGCGACGACCTGCTCGCCCTGTACGGCACGCTGACCACCACGTCGCTCGACCTGAACAGCTTCCTCGCGGTGAACAAGAACAACCTGATCCAGCTCGCCGACGTCAGCAGGCCGACGTTGGAGCTGCTGGCGAAGTACGCGCCCGAGTACCCGTGCCTGCTCAAGGGCCTGGCGGAGTTCAAGCCGATCATGGACGAGGTGTTCGGCAAGGGCACGGACGAGCCCGGCCTGCACATCACGCTGGAGATCACCGCCAACCGCGGCAAGTACGAGCCCGGCAAGGACGACCCGGAGTACGCCGACCGGCGCGGTCCGCGCTGCTACGACATCGTGCCGCGGCCGGACCCGTTCCCGCAGTACCCGCCGGAGGGCCCGGTCAAGGACGGCTCCGCGTCGCCGCCGCCCGCGCGCTCGGCGACCGACGGCGTGCTGCCGCCGAACACGGGGACGATCCGGGAGGACGGCACGGTCGTGTCGTCGTTCGGCGGTGTGCCGTCGCTGGCGAACTCGCCGGAGGAGCAGGACTTCCTGGCCGCGCTGCTCGCGCCGCAGTTCGGCTTGGCGGAGCGGGAGATGCCGAGCTTCACCGCGCTGCTGCTCGGCCCCCTGTACCGGGGCGCGGAGGTGACGGCATGA
- the rplA gene encoding 50S ribosomal protein L1 yields MKRSKAYKNAAELVDRERLYSPLEATKLAKETSKVKLDATVEVAIRLGVDPRKADQMVRGTVNLPHGTGKTARVIVFATGDKAAEAEAAGADAVGSEDLIERIQGGWLDFDAAIATPDQMAKVGRIARILGPRGLMPNPKTGTVTPDVTKAVNEIKGGKINFRVDKQANLHLVIGKVSFEPEKLVENYAAALDEILRAKPSAAKGRYLKKITVSTTMGPGIPVDPNRTRNLLSDEATV; encoded by the coding sequence ATGAAGCGCAGCAAGGCGTACAAGAACGCTGCTGAGCTGGTTGACCGTGAGCGGCTCTACTCGCCGCTGGAGGCAACCAAGCTCGCCAAGGAGACCTCCAAGGTGAAGCTGGACGCGACCGTCGAGGTCGCCATCCGGCTCGGCGTCGACCCGCGCAAGGCCGACCAGATGGTCCGCGGCACCGTGAACCTGCCGCACGGTACGGGCAAGACCGCCCGCGTGATCGTCTTCGCGACCGGCGACAAGGCCGCCGAGGCCGAGGCCGCCGGCGCCGACGCGGTCGGCTCCGAGGACCTGATCGAGCGCATCCAGGGCGGCTGGCTCGACTTCGACGCCGCGATCGCCACGCCCGACCAGATGGCGAAGGTCGGTCGCATCGCCCGCATCCTGGGCCCGCGCGGCCTGATGCCGAACCCGAAGACCGGCACCGTGACGCCCGACGTCACCAAGGCCGTGAACGAGATCAAGGGCGGTAAGATCAACTTCCGCGTCGACAAGCAGGCCAACCTGCACCTCGTCATCGGCAAGGTGTCGTTCGAGCCGGAGAAGCTGGTCGAGAACTACGCGGCCGCGCTGGACGAGATCCTGCGCGCCAAGCCGTCCGCGGCCAAGGGCCGGTACCTGAAGAAGATCACCGTCTCGACGACGATGGGCCCGGGCATCCCGGTCGACCCGAACCGGACGCGCAACCTGCTGTCCGACGAGGCCACCGTCTGA
- a CDS encoding ABC transporter ATP-binding protein, protein MGVEVVVEGLTKSFGKQTIWRDVTLTLPPGEVSVMLGPSGTGKSVFLKSLVGLLKPEQGKIVINGVDLVRCSEHKLYEIRKLFGVLFQDGALFGSMNLFDNVAFPLREHTRKTEAEVRRIVLEKMEMVGLVGAEKKLPGEISGGMRKRAGLARALVLDPEIILCDEPDSGLDPVRTAYLSQLLIDLNSQIDATILIVTHNITVARTVPDNLGMLFRRELVMFGPREVLLTSDEPVVEQFLNGRRIGPIGMSEEKDQATMAAELAHRDAGHADGPPDEDVRGVVPQLEPTPGLPPRGAVRRRKDRVMSILHTLPPEAQQGIIASLTPDEQRHYRLMADAGDRTGPVAVDRVTPSPWPRQGGVL, encoded by the coding sequence ATGGGCGTCGAGGTGGTCGTCGAGGGCCTGACCAAGTCCTTCGGCAAGCAGACCATCTGGCGGGACGTCACGCTCACCCTCCCGCCGGGTGAGGTCAGCGTGATGCTCGGCCCGTCGGGCACGGGCAAGTCGGTCTTCCTGAAGTCCCTGGTCGGCCTGCTGAAACCCGAGCAGGGCAAGATCGTCATCAATGGCGTGGACCTGGTCCGCTGCTCCGAGCACAAGCTCTACGAGATCCGGAAGCTGTTCGGCGTCCTGTTCCAGGACGGCGCGCTTTTCGGCTCGATGAACCTCTTCGACAACGTCGCCTTCCCGCTGCGCGAGCACACCCGCAAGACCGAGGCCGAGGTCCGGCGGATCGTGCTCGAGAAGATGGAGATGGTCGGCCTCGTCGGCGCGGAGAAGAAGCTGCCCGGCGAGATCTCCGGCGGTATGCGCAAGCGCGCCGGCCTCGCCCGCGCCCTCGTGCTGGACCCCGAGATCATCCTGTGCGACGAGCCGGACTCCGGCCTCGACCCGGTCCGCACGGCCTACCTCAGCCAGCTCCTCATCGACCTGAACTCGCAGATCGACGCGACGATCCTGATCGTCACGCACAACATCACCGTGGCCCGCACGGTCCCGGACAACCTCGGCATGCTGTTCCGCCGCGAACTGGTCATGTTCGGTCCCCGCGAGGTGCTGCTGACCAGCGACGAGCCGGTGGTGGAGCAGTTCCTCAACGGCCGCCGCATCGGCCCGATCGGCATGTCGGAGGAGAAGGACCAGGCGACGATGGCCGCCGAGCTGGCGCACCGCGACGCGGGCCACGCGGACGGCCCGCCGGACGAGGACGTGCGCGGCGTGGTGCCGCAGCTGGAACCGACGCCCGGCCTGCCGCCGCGCGGCGCGGTGCGCCGGCGCAAGGACCGGGTGATGAGCATCCTGCACACGCTGCCGCCCGAGGCGCAGCAGGGCATCATCGCCAGCCTCACGCCCGACGAGCAGCGCCACTACCGGCTGATGGCCGACGCGGGCGACCGGACGGGCCCGGTCGCGGTCGACCGGGTCACGCCCAGCCCGTGGCCCCGGCAGGGGGGCGTGCTGTGA
- the secE gene encoding preprotein translocase subunit SecE encodes MSEGREQDQPEEREGASRPVTAAARRERRGSARPAGRKDSVEAKKAAEADSDAEEAKKGRPTRSRADSEKRVGFFARIVRYIREVVSELRKVIWPTRKQMITYTGVVLVFVAFMVALVFGLDTAFAWGMFRVFG; translated from the coding sequence ATGAGCGAGGGCCGCGAGCAGGACCAGCCGGAAGAGCGCGAGGGCGCGTCCCGGCCGGTTACCGCCGCAGCGCGGCGCGAGCGCCGTGGTTCCGCGCGACCGGCGGGCCGCAAGGACTCCGTGGAGGCGAAGAAGGCGGCCGAGGCCGACTCCGACGCCGAGGAGGCCAAGAAGGGCCGTCCCACGCGTTCGCGGGCGGACTCGGAGAAGCGGGTCGGTTTCTTCGCCCGCATCGTCCGGTACATCCGCGAGGTGGTCAGCGAGCTGCGGAAGGTCATCTGGCCGACCCGCAAGCAGATGATCACCTACACCGGAGTCGTGTTGGTCTTCGTGGCCTTCATGGTGGCGTTGGTGTTCGGCCTGGACACGGCCTTCGCCTGGGGCATGTTCAGGGTGTTCGGCTGA
- a CDS encoding MCE family protein, translating to MRTERNPVAVGAVSLTVIVLLLLAAFNSDDLPIIGGGTTYSAEFTEAAGLIPSNEVRVAGVKVGKVTEVELDGDKVKVSFRVKDAWVGDRTTAVIRIKTLLGQKFLALDPQGSQPLDPGEPIPRERTLSPYDVQEAFNGLASTVGQIDTGQLADSFRVLSETFQGSAQSVRGALDGLSALSKTISSRDEQLAELLANTNTITKTLADRNEQFEKLLADGNLLLGELRKRRDAISALLNGTRQLSKELSGLVADNSAQLRPALEQLERVTTMLQRNQDSLDRSLSLMGPFFRVFANTLGNGRWFDTYICGLLPPSVNLGVVGFNEEGCLPPGVQRQPSTGQAPAASNPSGGGN from the coding sequence ATGAGAACCGAACGCAACCCGGTGGCGGTCGGCGCGGTGAGCCTGACCGTGATCGTCCTGCTGCTGCTCGCCGCGTTCAACTCCGACGACCTGCCGATCATCGGCGGCGGCACCACCTACTCGGCCGAGTTCACCGAGGCGGCGGGTCTGATCCCGTCGAACGAGGTGCGGGTGGCGGGGGTGAAGGTCGGCAAGGTGACCGAGGTGGAGCTGGACGGCGACAAGGTGAAGGTGTCGTTCCGGGTGAAGGACGCCTGGGTCGGCGACCGCACGACCGCGGTGATCCGGATCAAGACGCTGCTCGGGCAGAAGTTCCTGGCGCTGGACCCGCAGGGCTCGCAGCCGCTGGACCCGGGCGAGCCGATCCCGCGTGAGCGCACGTTGTCGCCGTACGACGTGCAGGAGGCGTTCAACGGCCTGGCGTCCACGGTCGGCCAGATCGACACCGGGCAGCTCGCGGACAGCTTCCGGGTGCTGTCGGAGACGTTCCAGGGCTCGGCGCAGAGCGTGCGCGGCGCGCTGGACGGCCTGTCGGCGCTGTCGAAGACGATCTCGTCGCGCGACGAGCAGCTGGCGGAGCTGCTGGCCAACACCAACACGATCACCAAGACGTTGGCCGACCGCAACGAGCAGTTCGAGAAGCTGCTCGCGGACGGCAACCTGCTGCTGGGCGAGCTGCGCAAGCGGCGGGACGCGATCAGCGCCCTGCTCAACGGCACCCGTCAGCTGTCGAAGGAGCTGTCCGGCCTGGTCGCCGACAACTCCGCGCAGCTGCGGCCCGCGCTGGAGCAGCTGGAGCGGGTCACCACGATGCTGCAGCGCAACCAGGACTCGCTCGACCGCAGCCTGTCGCTGATGGGGCCGTTCTTCCGGGTGTTCGCCAACACCCTGGGCAACGGCCGCTGGTTCGACACCTACATCTGCGGGCTGCTGCCGCCGTCGGTGAACCTCGGGGTGGTCGGCTTCAACGAAGAGGGCTGCCTCCCTCCCGGCGTGCAACGGCAGCCCTCCACCGGGCAGGCACCTGCTGCATCCAATCCTTCCGGGGGAGGGAACTGA
- a CDS encoding MCE family protein: protein MRSLAAPLIKLGVFAAITVLATALLAVTISNVSFTGDTGYTARFTDVTALNEGDDIRIAGVRVGQVDGIRVVDRRLAEVEFSLEGDRTLPASVTATIKYRNLVGQRYISLEHGVGDASPLRPGDVIPLERTKPALDLTVLFNGFKPLFQALNPDDVNRLSGEIIQVLQGEGGTIDSLLRHTASLTSTLASRDQVIGEVVDNLNSVLDTVNSRTEQVSTLVTTLQELTTGLAGDREPIGDAISAMGELTTTTADLLDQARQPLKDDIANLGLVSKTLGDNEAIVEGVIQRLPTKIEAMSRTASYGSWFNFFLCEGTGQVALPPIINDPIPITALPVTQPRCRR, encoded by the coding sequence ATGAGGTCCCTGGCCGCGCCGCTGATCAAGCTCGGCGTGTTCGCCGCGATCACGGTCCTGGCGACCGCGCTGCTCGCGGTGACCATCTCCAACGTGAGCTTCACCGGTGACACCGGCTACACCGCCCGGTTCACCGACGTGACCGCGCTCAACGAGGGCGACGACATCCGCATCGCGGGTGTCCGGGTCGGCCAGGTCGACGGGATCCGGGTGGTGGACCGGCGGTTGGCGGAGGTGGAGTTCTCGCTGGAGGGCGACCGCACGCTGCCCGCGTCGGTCACCGCGACGATCAAGTACCGCAACCTCGTCGGCCAGCGGTACATCTCGTTGGAGCACGGCGTGGGCGACGCGTCCCCGCTGAGGCCCGGCGACGTGATCCCGTTGGAGCGCACGAAGCCCGCGCTGGACCTGACCGTGCTGTTCAACGGTTTCAAGCCGTTGTTCCAGGCGCTGAACCCGGATGACGTGAACCGGCTGTCCGGCGAGATCATCCAGGTGTTGCAGGGCGAGGGCGGCACGATCGACAGCCTGCTGCGCCACACCGCGTCGTTGACGTCCACGCTGGCGAGCCGCGACCAGGTCATCGGCGAGGTCGTCGACAACCTCAACTCGGTGCTCGACACCGTGAACTCGCGGACGGAGCAGGTGTCCACGCTGGTCACCACGTTGCAGGAGCTGACGACGGGCCTGGCGGGTGACCGCGAGCCGATCGGCGACGCGATCAGCGCCATGGGCGAGCTGACCACGACCACGGCCGACCTGCTCGACCAGGCGCGGCAGCCGTTGAAGGACGACATCGCCAACCTCGGCCTGGTGTCGAAGACGCTGGGGGACAACGAGGCGATCGTGGAGGGTGTCATCCAGCGCCTGCCGACCAAGATCGAGGCGATGTCGCGGACCGCGTCCTACGGCTCCTGGTTCAACTTCTTCCTGTGCGAGGGCACCGGGCAGGTCGCCCTGCCGCCGATCATCAACGACCCGATCCCGATCACGGCTCTGCCGGTCACGCAGCCGAGGTGCCGCCGATGA
- the rplL gene encoding 50S ribosomal protein L7/L12, translating into MAKLSTDELLDAFKEMTLLELSAFVKEFETTFEVTAAAPVAVAAAGPAGPAAAEVEEKDEFTVVLEGAGDKKIQVIKVVREVVSGLGLKEAKELVESAPKPLLENVAKDVADAAKEKLEAAGAKISLK; encoded by the coding sequence ATGGCGAAGCTCAGCACCGACGAGCTGCTCGACGCGTTCAAGGAAATGACCCTCCTGGAGCTCTCGGCCTTCGTGAAGGAGTTCGAGACCACCTTCGAGGTCACCGCCGCCGCTCCGGTCGCGGTCGCCGCTGCCGGTCCGGCCGGCCCCGCCGCCGCCGAGGTGGAGGAGAAGGACGAGTTCACCGTCGTCCTCGAGGGCGCCGGCGACAAGAAGATCCAGGTCATCAAGGTCGTCCGCGAGGTCGTCTCGGGCCTGGGCCTGAAGGAGGCCAAGGAGCTGGTCGAGTCCGCTCCGAAGCCGCTGCTGGAGAACGTGGCGAAGGACGTCGCCGACGCCGCCAAGGAGAAGCTCGAGGCCGCCGGCGCCAAGATCTCGCTCAAGTGA
- the rplK gene encoding 50S ribosomal protein L11, whose translation MPPKKKKLAAIIKLQIKAGAANPAPPVGPALGQHGVNIMEFCKQYNAATESQRGTVVPVEISVYEDRSFDFKLKTPPAAKLILKAAGVEKGSGEPHRLKVAKVTMDQVREIAQTKMVDLNANDVDQAAKIIAGTARSMGITVEG comes from the coding sequence ATGCCTCCCAAGAAGAAGAAGCTCGCAGCGATCATCAAGCTGCAGATCAAGGCCGGGGCCGCGAACCCCGCGCCGCCCGTCGGCCCCGCGCTGGGTCAGCACGGCGTCAACATCATGGAGTTCTGCAAGCAGTACAACGCCGCGACCGAGTCGCAGCGCGGCACCGTCGTGCCGGTCGAGATCTCCGTGTACGAAGACCGCTCGTTCGACTTCAAGCTCAAGACCCCGCCGGCCGCGAAGCTGATCCTCAAGGCCGCCGGTGTCGAGAAGGGCAGCGGCGAGCCGCACCGCCTCAAGGTCGCCAAGGTGACCATGGACCAGGTGCGCGAGATCGCGCAGACCAAGATGGTCGACCTCAACGCCAACGACGTGGACCAGGCGGCGAAGATCATCGCCGGCACCGCCCGCTCCATGGGCATCACCGTCGAAGGCTGA
- the nusG gene encoding transcription termination/antitermination protein NusG, which translates to MTSENGGVDAQELNDLTDERDFDGGVEDVEQAEASEETEESAPVEAESDEDVESGGDIESGGDIESGGDIESGGDVEAESDDAESGGDVEAAVVDIDAEPADPAEEMREALRRAPGDWYVVHSYAGYENKVKTNLETRIQTLDMEDFIFQVEVPTEEVTEIKNGQRKQVQRKVLPGYILVRMELNDASWSAVRNTPGVTGFVGATSKPSPLTIDEVLKFLLPQVEHKPAAGKKSAGTPAKSTVEVDFEVGESVTVMDGPFATLPATISEVNADGQKLKVLVSIFGRETPVELSFSQVSKI; encoded by the coding sequence GTGACCTCCGAGAACGGCGGCGTTGACGCCCAGGAGCTGAACGACCTGACCGACGAGCGGGACTTCGACGGTGGCGTCGAGGACGTCGAGCAGGCGGAGGCGTCGGAGGAGACCGAGGAGTCCGCCCCCGTCGAGGCCGAGTCCGACGAGGACGTCGAGTCCGGCGGCGACATCGAGTCCGGTGGCGACATCGAGTCCGGTGGCGACATCGAGTCGGGCGGTGACGTCGAGGCCGAGTCCGACGACGCCGAGTCCGGTGGCGACGTCGAGGCCGCCGTCGTCGACATCGACGCCGAGCCCGCGGACCCCGCCGAGGAGATGCGCGAAGCACTGCGGCGCGCGCCCGGCGACTGGTACGTCGTGCACTCGTACGCGGGCTACGAGAACAAGGTCAAGACCAACCTCGAGACGCGCATCCAGACCCTGGACATGGAGGACTTCATCTTCCAGGTCGAGGTGCCGACCGAGGAAGTCACCGAGATCAAGAACGGCCAGCGCAAGCAGGTGCAGCGCAAGGTGCTGCCCGGCTACATCCTGGTCCGGATGGAGCTCAACGACGCGTCGTGGAGCGCGGTGCGCAACACGCCGGGCGTCACGGGTTTCGTCGGCGCGACCTCGAAGCCGTCGCCGCTGACCATCGACGAGGTGCTGAAGTTCCTGCTGCCCCAGGTCGAGCACAAGCCCGCGGCCGGCAAGAAGAGCGCCGGCACGCCCGCGAAGTCGACCGTCGAGGTGGACTTCGAGGTCGGCGAGTCGGTCACCGTCATGGACGGCCCGTTCGCGACGCTGCCCGCGACGATCAGCGAGGTCAACGCGGACGGCCAGAAGCTGAAGGTCCTGGTGTCGATCTTCGGTCGCGAGACCCCGGTCGAGCTGTCGTTCAGCCAGGTCTCCAAGATCTAG
- the rplJ gene encoding 50S ribosomal protein L10, with amino-acid sequence MAKPSKVSAVAELTDKFRGSSAAVVTEYRGLSMAQLTTLRRALGAGTTYTVAKNTLVKRAAEDAGIEGLEALLVGPTAIAFVEGEPVDAAKALRDFAKDNKALVIKGGYMDGRPLSVDEVTAIADLETREVLLAKLAGAMKGNLSKAAGLFQAPASQVARLAAALQEKKAAEAPAAAESDAPAES; translated from the coding sequence ATGGCGAAGCCCAGCAAGGTTTCGGCCGTCGCCGAGCTCACGGACAAGTTCCGTGGAAGCTCGGCCGCTGTCGTGACCGAGTACCGCGGCCTCTCCATGGCGCAGCTCACCACGCTGCGTCGCGCTCTCGGCGCGGGCACCACGTACACCGTTGCGAAGAACACGCTGGTCAAGCGTGCCGCTGAGGACGCGGGCATCGAGGGTCTCGAGGCCCTGCTCGTCGGTCCGACCGCGATCGCCTTCGTCGAAGGCGAACCGGTCGACGCGGCCAAGGCCCTGCGTGACTTCGCGAAGGACAACAAGGCCCTGGTCATCAAGGGCGGCTACATGGACGGCCGCCCCCTCTCGGTCGACGAGGTCACCGCCATCGCGGACCTCGAGACCCGTGAGGTGCTGCTCGCCAAGCTGGCGGGCGCGATGAAGGGCAACCTGTCGAAGGCCGCGGGTCTGTTCCAGGCCCCCGCTTCCCAGGTCGCTCGCCTGGCTGCTGCCCTGCAGGAGAAGAAGGCCGCGGAGGCGCCTGCCGCCGCCGAGTCCGACGCTCCCGCCGAAAGCTGA
- a CDS encoding MlaE family ABC transporter permease, whose protein sequence is MAAINDRFRKAANAPLSVLDTFGDQLWFYVRALCWTPRTLTRYLRETLRLLAEVSFGSGALAVIGGTIGVMVGLSVFTGTVVGLQGFTALNQIGTSAFAGFVSAYFNTREIAPLVAGLALSATVGSGFTAQLGAMRISEEIDALEVMGIPSLPYLVTTRIIAGFVAIIPLYVIGLLTSYLAARFITVEFYGQSAGTYDHYFNLFLPPVDVLWSFGKVLVFAVVIILTHCYYGYRASGGPAGVGIAVGRAVRTAIVTTSLLDFFLSMAIWGTTTTVRIAG, encoded by the coding sequence GTGGCCGCGATCAACGACCGGTTCCGCAAGGCGGCGAACGCGCCGCTGTCCGTGCTGGACACCTTCGGCGACCAGCTGTGGTTCTACGTCCGCGCCCTGTGCTGGACGCCGCGGACGCTGACCCGCTACCTGCGCGAGACGCTGCGGCTGCTGGCCGAGGTGAGCTTCGGCTCGGGCGCGCTGGCCGTCATCGGCGGCACGATCGGCGTGATGGTGGGCCTGTCGGTGTTCACCGGCACGGTCGTCGGCCTGCAGGGCTTCACCGCGTTGAACCAGATCGGCACGTCGGCGTTCGCGGGCTTCGTGTCCGCGTACTTCAACACCCGTGAGATCGCGCCGCTGGTCGCGGGCTTGGCGTTGAGCGCGACCGTCGGCTCGGGTTTCACCGCGCAGCTGGGTGCGATGCGGATCTCCGAGGAGATCGACGCGTTGGAGGTCATGGGCATCCCCAGCCTGCCGTACCTGGTGACCACGCGGATCATCGCGGGTTTCGTCGCGATCATCCCGCTGTACGTGATCGGTCTGCTCACGTCGTACCTGGCGGCCAGGTTCATCACGGTCGAGTTCTACGGGCAGTCGGCGGGCACGTACGACCACTACTTCAACCTGTTCCTACCGCCGGTGGACGTGCTCTGGTCGTTCGGCAAGGTGCTCGTCTTCGCCGTGGTGATCATCCTGACCCACTGCTACTACGGCTACCGCGCCAGCGGCGGCCCGGCGGGCGTGGGCATCGCGGTGGGTCGGGCGGTGCGCACGGCGATCGTGACGACGAGCTTGTTGGACTTCTTCCTCAGCATGGCGATCTGGGGCACTACGACGACGGTGAGGATCGCGGGATGA
- a CDS encoding MlaE family ABC transporter permease, which translates to MFALAIDVVRNTFRRPFQLREFIQQCWFVVSVTVLPTALVSIPFGAVIALQIGSLTRQIGAQSFTGAASVLAIIQQASPIVTALLIAGAGGSAICADLGSRKIREEIDAMEVLGVSPVHRLVVPRVLAAMLVSVLLNGMVSVVGVMGGYFFNVILQDGTPGAYLASFSALAQLPDLWISEIKALIFGFIAGIVAAYRGLNPAGGPKGVGDAVNQAVVITFLLLFFVNFVLTTIYLQVVPAKGS; encoded by the coding sequence ATGTTCGCGCTGGCCATCGACGTCGTGCGCAACACGTTCCGGCGGCCGTTCCAGCTGCGGGAGTTCATCCAGCAGTGCTGGTTCGTGGTGAGCGTGACGGTGCTGCCGACGGCCCTGGTGTCGATCCCGTTCGGCGCGGTCATCGCGTTGCAGATCGGTTCGCTGACCAGGCAGATCGGCGCGCAGTCGTTCACCGGCGCGGCCAGCGTGCTGGCGATCATCCAGCAGGCCAGCCCGATCGTGACGGCCCTGCTCATCGCGGGCGCGGGTGGCAGCGCGATCTGCGCGGACCTCGGTTCGCGCAAGATCCGCGAGGAGATCGACGCGATGGAGGTGCTCGGCGTCTCGCCGGTCCACCGCCTGGTCGTGCCGCGGGTGCTGGCCGCGATGCTGGTGTCCGTGCTGCTCAACGGCATGGTGAGCGTGGTCGGCGTGATGGGCGGCTACTTCTTCAACGTGATCCTGCAGGACGGCACGCCCGGCGCGTACCTGGCGAGCTTCAGCGCCCTGGCGCAGCTGCCGGACCTGTGGATCTCCGAGATCAAGGCGCTGATCTTCGGGTTCATCGCGGGCATCGTGGCCGCTTACCGGGGTCTGAACCCGGCGGGCGGGCCGAAGGGCGTGGGTGACGCGGTCAACCAGGCCGTGGTCATCACGTTCCTGCTGCTGTTCTTCGTGAACTTCGTGCTGACCACGATCTACCTGCAGGTCGTCCCGGCGAAGGGGAGCTGA